A region of the Scatophagus argus isolate fScaArg1 chromosome 6, fScaArg1.pri, whole genome shotgun sequence genome:
ATACAATTATTACCAACAGTATACCTATTATTTCCCTCATAGGGagtgttttatttcacaacGGTACTGAATCGATTCAGCTAAATGTTGAACACTACTTCCAGAGCGACTCTATGGCAAAAGAGTGCAGGAAGGAATTCATTCAGGTTTATTGGGTCGGAGGTTAAAAGTGCCAGTAATGAGCCCCAAGCATCTTGAGGCATTTGCTGAATATAGGAACTTAACACATGCCAGACTCGGGAGTCTGTGTGGGAGACTTAAAAGAAACAGTCTCTTTAAGCTGATGGGATAATACAACGTTAAGGAACAAGAGAAACCACACGGCTGATGAAGTCATGTACTGTTGCTTTGGTTcaaaagcagagctgcagcctcAGAGCTGCAGATCACACAGCCAGAGCATTAGCTGAAGCCTGTGGAGGCACAAACAGCTGTGATTAAACTGAGGGATGACGATCCTTCGCAGTGACACAACCTCATTTGGTCTCCTGGTGGCTTGCATACCTCAGCTTCCAGCAGGCAAAATACCCCCCAGGGATCCTAAAATACACGGCAGGCCAGGCCTCGACCCAGCCAGCAGGCCAGCCAGCCAGCAAGCTGTGAGGTGGGGCAGCAGtcagggagagggggagagaagaagGGCCAGGGGGCTGAGCTGCAAGCCCGGGCAAGCTAGTCGTCTCCATGGGCCTCAAGTGACAGTCAGACTGACAACACAGCAGGAATGTTAACCTGTTAGAAGCCTTCTCAACGCCTCTGCTTGCATGAGAAATACAGTTTCGGACCAGCAAATTCCCAAATATCATCAGACTAAATTAAGTAAGAAGAAAAGCTGACAAATGCACAGATTAAACAGGCTCACATATGGTTGTGCTTTTTCTGTGGTCTACTGCCTTTATTTAGCCATACTTAAACCCTCAGATCACTGCTAAATGAGTAGTGGGGTTAATTTGGGATTCATGGCTTGATCAGGCCATTGGGGCCACTGAggtcattttctgtctgctttcaaaGGATGTGACTGACACTCACTGGCCACATGACGCCACTGCATCCTTCATTTTCAAAAACGACAGAGGGTATAATTCGGTGTTTAGGTTATGAGGGGAAAGCAGACATTCCATTCTCACAGTTATTATGCCAAAAACAATTAAAGGAGATGGTTGTAATTTGGCATCGACACACATTTCTGGAAGTGATTTCtcctaaacacaaacagctgccGCTCTGAATCAtatgaatgtttctgtggagTTATAGTCatttaatgaaatcaaaatcaaatcaacttCATCGGCAACCTCATCACCAACATGAAGATATCATCACCACCAAAACATACACTCAGAAGCAACAAACAGGACCGACAGACATGTGAGGAGCACAGAACTTAACAGCACAAAATCCAATTGTTTCCAAAAAACATAAACCGGGAGAAGAAAAATTTAACTGATGCTTGAAATCTGGTTTGCAATTTGTAATGTTGAATCATTTTTAGCAAAACAACTGGTAAATCTACTTTGATCCccttatttatcatttataagGACCATACCGGCAATTGATAAATAAGAACGAGAcacaacaacataacataaacaagCGTGTTTAGAACATATCCTCTCATGTTTAGGGGATAAAAACTGATAATGTATGATAATATAATTGTACTCCTATAAAATATGTCTTTACAGGAGAAATTATTGATGTATCCTGCACATTAACACACTTAAGTCATCTCTTATGTCATCATAGTGCAttataaagcttttttttaaatgcaagtAGTGCTGAGAAATGCTAAATACTGGCAGTTCAATTAAAAGTTTTAGCATATCCACAGTTATTTATGAACGCAAACTTTTAGATTCACCATTCAATCAATTCAACATAATGTTGAAACCAGGCTCGATGCAGTATTGGCAGACAGCGGACGGTTCGTGAACTCTTTCAGGTGTGCGCatggtggaaaagaaaaagttccaAAGATGATGATTTAGACTTGAGACCCACAGGAAGAAATGACACACATGTAGTGAATGGCTAGTAGCCTACCTGATGAGGGATAAGAATAATCAAGGCCCagtttctgctctctgtgtatTAAGACTATGTTGCTGCTCCGGCAGGAAGCTCCTCAACCCTGTTCTCGCTCTcttctgcttaaaaaaaatgctcaaatgaTGCTTCAAACCACATTTTAAACGTTCAGTTTCAAAAGTGCACGGTTCATTTTGGTTCTGACACATACGGAGAGGCTGCACAGATCTAATGAGGCCTATTATTTGTGCTCTGTAAACACAGGAGGATGCAGGACTAAGAGTTCAGTATCGCAGACGCATCATCATCGGAGTCGCGGGAAGATTCTGATAAAGAGGATCATGCTGATGAAGGTGAAGGAGACCAGGATGAGCATCAGCCACAGCAGCCAGTTGACGGACTTCTTGGTGTGCTGCTCCAGTCGCTCTGACTCCGTCTTCAGTTTCTCAAAGTTGAGGTCGGCCTGACGCATCGACTGGCTCAGAGTCTGGAAGGGAGAGGAACACACAACTGacaatgtaaacacagagacaaatgtcAGACTCTGGACTTGTAAATGTAAAAGGGTTTTATAGGGTGGTTATGACAATTGTTTGCATTGTATTGCCCACTTGTGGACAGAATTAGCTGAGACGTGGGATCAGAAGGACAAAATGAGATGGAGAACAGAAAcgtaaacagaaaatgaaaagatctGAAGTATAAACGTTTTTTGGAAGTCAAAAACTTTGCGTGGCCTGTTAACCATAAAACCAGAGAGGTGGGGGAATGAACGAAAAACAAACGGGAAAAGCAATCGACAGCCTCTTTGCACTCATAGAGTCACATGCTTCTGCTTCGTCAGGCCTTATCTGCAACTCATCTGCAACTTTTTAACACAGCATAACATTAATACTGTTGGCTCATCACAAAGCAGAAGCTTCCAAACATCTGTTCCTCCGCTGCTTGGATGGTGGTTCAGCTGTTAAGCATTAGTTCCCATAAACAAGTTTATTTCTTCTCGTCTCTGTTGAAACTGGAGTCTATAGATGAGACAGTACTGAAAACAGACGAGGGGTCATTATTTTGGGATGGAGAAATGTATTCTTCACAGTATCAACCCGATGTTGTAAACAGGGTAAGATTAAACTATCCAGTATTAAGAACGCTCGCAGAATGTCTACCCAGTCACCTGGTTGTCCTGTTTGATGATGTTCTGCGCTGCCAGagtgttgtttttcaaattcCTGGCCAGGTTGAGCATGTCGTCAGCAAGCTTCTCCTGCAGGTTGTGGTGGTGCTGCAGGACGGCCTCCAGCTCGGCAGCAGACTGACGCTCATCCAGAAGAAGACCCCTGCGCAGGGTGGGACAGCCtgattaacattttttattttactgaggTCTTCATCCACAACAACAGTGATAAAAGTTCCATGGTCCTGGCCATCTTCGGAAAGCTTTGAGCAGTGAACAAGAAAAAACCTGAATAATATATGATGGACATTAGTTTTTAATCAAGAAATAATATGAACAGCTGTACCTTCTCTTGCGCAATTCTGCTTCTGATGTGCCTACAGAGAAGAAAGCAGAGCATCACCTTCCTAAACCAAACCGCTCTCAAGtcaaaaacatcagcatttttaaatattacgTATCATGGTGTTAGTCCAAAAACTGTCAAGGTGCCTTTGAGTTCCACAAATATTCCTTACCTTTGCCTGATAACCCctgtaaagacacaaaaaagaaaatctatttattggtatttatattttaaatcttgtttttctAAAACCTTAAAGTGTTGCATTTGAAGAACCTGACTTTTGCAGTtgagtatgaaaaaaaaaagttagtacTTTAAAACAGTACAGCTACAAACTAACTTCAGAGCTGATAATATTAGCTCAAAGCCAAAATACAGTCTAGCctgacagcttaaatgtccaAGTTTAAATTGTTAGTGGTCAACTGTAAATAAACTATAAGCTGGAGGGGGACACAGCTGAGAGCAAAATGATGCAGATGTCCTCCATGTCTGACACTGAACTGTCTACCTTACATACGGACTACACTGCGTTTGAGCTCAACAAACAGCGCACGTCTCATCCTACCGTCCCAAGCAGCTCGTCCCTCATCTCTCCTGTACACCGGGCCTTCGTCTGCATGTGGACTGTTTTAGTGGCAGGCATCCTCTCGTTGGCTATTGTTGGTGTTCGCCCGGGAGCGAGGAACTGATTAGCTAAAGCCTTTTCTGTTGGTGAGGACTGAACAGAAGGACAGGAGAGACTTGAGATAAGGAAAGTGCGTCAACAAGAGAAAAGTCTGAATAAGAATTTGCTGCTTCGTGTTTTCAGGCGTTTGGGATGTACAGTTCACATAACAAGTGAGATACAGAGAGCGGACTACCATTTTAAACCTTGTCACAAATACTGAATAACACATTCAGCAGATACTATGGAAACTAACtgtgaaagtaaaaatgttgTCACTGACCAGTTTCTCAGCTTCTAGAAGTCCCTTCAGAAAATCTACTTTTCTCGTGTATTCGGTCAGTACTTCTGGTGTGGGtttgctgaaaaagaaacaaattgtTGCTGAATAATGTTACCATCAAACCTATCTGTATATTAATCACATAGCGATGCTGGtgtgaacatccatccatccatccattttctataccgcttatccgtcagggtcgcaggggagctggagcctatcccagctgactacgggcgagaggcggggtacaccctggactggtcgccagtcaatcgcagggccaacacacaaagacaaacaaccacacactctcacactcacacctaggggcaatttagagtagccaattaacctaatgtgcatgtttttggtattgtgggaggaagccggagaacccggagaaaacccacgcaggcacagggagaacatgcaaactccacatagaagggcccagaccgagattcgaacctggaaccctcttgctatgaggcgacagtgctaaccactgcaccaccgtgccgctgGTGtgaacaataagaaaaaaattttGTTCAAACAGATTAAGTAAGGTGTTGCATTAAAGATTTGGTGGTTTACTGACAAGACACATTAGCGACACAAGCGGTCTTACCTGTGGCATTTCCGCAGAGCCACCAACATCTCCTCCAGGGCACCGACATACTAGAAACCAAAGAGTGTTTGTGTATTCATTAGCTGACATTTTTGGCATGTTTCTATAGGATGAGTGACGTCAAGCTGTGCACACTCTGCTGTGCTTCTCTACATTAAAAAGCCAAGACACAGCAGCAAGCCAGACCCAAACCCAGTCTTTTGGCTAAAAACATCCATCAAGGTGGTAGTAGTGGTTTCAGAtagataaacagacagacagataaacagactgacagcacTGGTGCGAGACGTACGCCCTATAAACCAGAAACTACGTGTATTGTAGCTTTGTTTCAGAGCCTACTGCAGCCATTCAAATGACTTTATCTTAGCCGTGTAATCTACTTCGATCTGTGTGACACCAGTACTTTGATAttaatgatatatatatatatctgtctAGATATATATGTTCATCACATGATTTCTGGGTAATTATAACGTGCTTTGCACTTCAAATGCACTGTGCATTATTAACGTCTGAGTGTCTTAAGTTACTGTGTCATTCGCACAGCGAGATAATTTAGCAATTAATCTACAAGTCAAGTGAGAGGAGAAAAGCTACTGAAAGAGACCGTCTAAGAAAATCCTGTCACTGGTTTCAGTGACGACGTGGctaacagaacaacaacaacagtcatGCTAACTTCAGCTAGTTAATGGAGTTTAGAGAAAAACAGGGCTGAAGTTCACTACTTATTTATCTCGTCTTACCTTTTCTAATCTCCATTCGGTTTCTCCTCGTTTCTCCGACGCTATAGATTCGCAGCGAGACAATAATCTGATGAAATTAATTTCCAACCTAGAAGCCATGATTGAAGCTGACACACCGTCGCAGGAGTATGACGTCAAAGATTCGGCGCGGGTGTGGGCGGAGCATCATGATGCACTGCCACTGCACTGAGCAGGTATTAATTTGAGTTCAAGTTACAATAGTGAATTACTTAATATGTGTAAGCCCACATCT
Encoded here:
- the use1 gene encoding vesicle transport protein USE1; this encodes MASRLEINFIRLLSRCESIASEKRGETEWRLEKYVGALEEMLVALRKCHSKPTPEVLTEYTRKVDFLKGLLEAEKLSSPTEKALANQFLAPGRTPTIANERMPATKTVHMQTKARCTGEMRDELLGTGLSGKGTSEAELRKRRGLLLDERQSAAELEAVLQHHHNLQEKLADDMLNLARNLKNNTLAAQNIIKQDNQTLSQSMRQADLNFEKLKTESERLEQHTKKSVNWLLWLMLILVSFTFISMILFIRIFPRLR